The Acidobacteriota bacterium genome has a segment encoding these proteins:
- a CDS encoding XRE family transcriptional regulator — MKMNLSVDWFRRRAALDDKAEVSAGTLDLNRLPATRSSNVVSMQGAVNENPSPAFGLLVNLRRRKKGLRIEALAKAARIDVTELIEIERNLNYVPEPRTVYQLANALQLPSDRMLELSGNLTVRDSSLGQEAVRFAARSESVEKLSKEESRALEEFVKFLSEK; from the coding sequence ATGAAAATGAATCTCAGCGTTGATTGGTTTCGCCGACGCGCAGCTCTGGATGACAAGGCTGAAGTGTCGGCCGGGACCCTCGATCTCAATCGCTTGCCCGCTACGCGGTCTTCGAACGTAGTGTCGATGCAGGGCGCCGTCAACGAGAATCCGAGCCCCGCCTTTGGACTTTTGGTCAATCTTCGACGAAGAAAGAAGGGGCTCCGAATCGAGGCGCTCGCGAAAGCAGCAAGAATAGACGTGACAGAGCTAATCGAAATTGAGAGAAACCTGAACTACGTGCCTGAGCCGAGGACCGTCTATCAATTGGCCAACGCGTTACAACTGCCAAGCGACCGCATGTTGGAGCTTTCGGGAAATCTAACCGTTCGTGACTCCAGCTTGGGACAGGAGGCCGTGCGATTTGCTGCTCGCTCTGAGTCCGTCGAAAAGCTGTCCAAGGAGGAAAGCCGCGCTCTAGAAGAATTCGTGAAATTTTTGAGCGAAAAATAA
- a CDS encoding GNAT family N-acetyltransferase translates to MSERTAVYLKDRKSGQFVEAMLIDGVTRSEVERTESLWRPFLDEQLKRMQAEGVPRSRWPQHSHWDWRKKQEETELYLAYRMFGIECGSQMQGLMLVLTAGKHARIDSQRGRPLVYIHFLAAAPWNLGSIVDEPRYALVGSILVAAAIQLSIEEEFQGRIGLHSLPQADAWYRDSCGMTDLGSDPSVQNLRYFEMTPKQASEFLKER, encoded by the coding sequence ATGAGCGAGCGTACTGCGGTCTATTTGAAGGATCGCAAATCCGGCCAGTTCGTCGAAGCAATGTTGATCGACGGTGTCACTCGCAGCGAAGTGGAAAGGACGGAAAGCCTCTGGAGGCCATTTCTTGACGAGCAACTCAAGCGCATGCAGGCTGAGGGCGTCCCGAGAAGCCGCTGGCCGCAACATTCGCATTGGGACTGGCGAAAGAAGCAGGAAGAAACCGAGCTATACCTGGCGTATCGCATGTTTGGGATAGAGTGCGGTTCCCAGATGCAGGGATTGATGCTGGTGCTGACCGCCGGCAAACATGCACGAATCGATTCCCAGCGCGGCAGGCCTTTGGTCTACATCCACTTCCTTGCCGCCGCGCCTTGGAACCTAGGAAGTATCGTGGATGAGCCTCGGTATGCCCTTGTCGGAAGCATCTTGGTAGCCGCCGCCATTCAACTGAGCATAGAAGAAGAATTTCAGGGACGAATCGGTTTGCACTCTCTTCCGCAAGCGGATGCGTGGTATAGGGACTCATGCGGGATGACCGACTTAGGTTCCGACCCATCCGTCCAAAACCTCCGCTACTTCGAGATGACGCCAAAGCAGGCGTCTGAATTCCTAAAGGAGAGGTAG
- a CDS encoding transcriptional regulator, producing MQQVTPTRKTMTLNLTEAEMKALEELSSTKEISKTAVLRQALRLYQMLEARIARGEKLFFEHDVTKQKAELMVL from the coding sequence ATGCAGCAGGTCACGCCGACGCGGAAGACAATGACCCTGAATCTGACTGAAGCCGAGATGAAAGCTCTCGAAGAGCTTTCATCTACGAAGGAGATCAGTAAAACTGCAGTGCTGCGCCAAGCACTGCGTCTCTATCAGATGTTGGAGGCTCGAATTGCCCGCGGCGAGAAGCTGTTTTTCGAACACGATGTAACCAAGCAGAAAGCTGAACTGATGGTCTTATGA
- a CDS encoding metal-dependent hydrolase, translating to MGETKIALLVHSRVLAQKYGGDVTTNLLKLKRLSGGENKMANLKEHAGWGFGSGIVTYAVMCRYYKRPFDFGEMLVCAVVATVTGLVPDVVEPALDPNHRSFAHSVTAGSGIVGLAMSSCGVENKNWDEWYKILGAAATAGYISHLVLDGCTPRGLPLLSK from the coding sequence ATGGGCGAGACGAAAATTGCACTGCTTGTTCACAGCAGAGTGTTGGCACAAAAATATGGCGGCGACGTTACGACGAATTTATTGAAACTCAAAAGACTATCCGGAGGTGAAAATAAGATGGCAAATCTAAAGGAACATGCTGGGTGGGGCTTTGGCTCGGGAATTGTCACATACGCGGTGATGTGCCGTTATTACAAGCGGCCATTTGACTTTGGCGAGATGTTGGTGTGCGCCGTCGTCGCCACAGTGACTGGGCTGGTACCAGACGTTGTTGAGCCTGCGCTGGACCCGAATCACCGCAGCTTTGCCCACAGCGTTACGGCAGGTTCGGGGATTGTAGGCCTTGCCATGAGTTCATGTGGGGTGGAAAACAAGAATTGGGACGAGTGGTACAAAATATTAGGGGCGGCTGCGACTGCCGGCTACATCAGTCACTTGGTCCTGGATGGCTGCACACCTCGTGGTTTGCCGCTGCTGAGTAAATGA
- a CDS encoding FtsX-like permease family protein, producing MNGILKLSYKLLVNDKPKFLALLVGIAFAVFLMMLVTSTFYGILTHSSATVINIGAPIWVMDPSVETPADAIGMPDHVLDVVRSMPEVKYAVPLYSGVALVKLPDGTFQSAMVIGLDDTSLVGRPELIDGNIDNIYAENGFIAVDDVAFPKLGNPHIGSELELNDHRCVIVGIAKVSTSTLFGQPTLYTTYQRAIHYLPNPRYTTSYVLVQPKSPADIAEIKRQVKALGYVALTKNEFIGRTAEYYVYHTGVGMNMLIMTVMSFIVGLSISGQTFYTFILENLDRFGALKAIGSKRRDLIGMIFFQAVLTSLTGYGLGIGSCTALIAFAKYKIPEYFGMITYLNIILPFVMILIITCVSSYFGVRRVLQIEPFGIFRG from the coding sequence TTGAACGGAATTCTCAAGCTTTCGTATAAGCTGTTAGTGAATGACAAGCCGAAGTTCTTGGCTTTACTGGTGGGGATCGCATTCGCCGTTTTTCTGATGATGCTTGTCACCTCGACGTTTTACGGCATCCTCACCCATTCTTCAGCAACGGTCATTAACATCGGCGCTCCAATATGGGTTATGGACCCATCCGTCGAAACTCCTGCGGATGCCATTGGAATGCCAGACCATGTTCTCGACGTTGTTCGAAGCATGCCGGAGGTAAAGTACGCTGTCCCACTTTACTCCGGAGTCGCCCTCGTCAAATTGCCGGATGGGACTTTTCAGTCTGCAATGGTTATCGGTCTGGACGATACCAGTCTGGTTGGAAGACCGGAGCTTATCGACGGAAACATCGACAATATCTATGCTGAAAACGGATTTATTGCGGTCGACGACGTCGCCTTCCCTAAGCTCGGGAATCCTCATATCGGTTCGGAACTTGAATTGAATGACCACCGTTGCGTTATCGTCGGAATCGCTAAAGTCTCAACCTCCACGCTCTTCGGCCAACCAACTTTATACACGACTTATCAAAGGGCCATCCATTACCTTCCCAACCCGCGCTACACCACCTCCTATGTTCTGGTTCAGCCGAAAAGCCCGGCTGATATCGCTGAAATCAAGCGTCAAGTGAAGGCACTCGGTTACGTGGCACTGACAAAGAATGAGTTTATCGGACGGACCGCCGAGTATTATGTCTATCACACGGGAGTTGGCATGAACATGCTAATCATGACGGTGATGAGCTTCATCGTCGGCCTCTCGATCTCCGGGCAAACGTTTTACACATTCATTCTGGAAAACCTCGACAGATTTGGCGCGCTGAAAGCCATTGGCAGCAAGAGACGGGACCTGATTGGGATGATTTTCTTCCAGGCCGTCCTTACGTCGTTGACGGGCTACGGGCTGGGTATTGGTTCTTGCACAGCGCTAATCGCATTCGCGAAATACAAGATCCCTGAGTACTTCGGGATGATCACGTACCTCAATATTATTCTCCCCTTCGTGATGATTCTGATCATCACATGCGTCTCCAGCTATTTTGGAGTTCGCAGAGTACTCCAGATTGAACCCTTCGGAATTTTCCGGGGATAA
- a CDS encoding ABC transporter ATP-binding protein has protein sequence MLDPAIKAKGLVKWFGEAAKTVALNGVTLDAYFGQMLYVIGPSGCGKTTLLSVLSGILRPNSGKVLVEGTDIWKFDTDNLAEFRLNRIGFVFQDFHLFPRLTTAENVAIPLILKKKPWEEAMSEAMKYLHFVGLENRADLHPLTLSGGEQQRVAIARAMVSQPDILIMDEPTASLDGDTGRTIVNFVHTHLLNENRCIVIVTHDNRIYEFADRILYMEDGRLIGMEADEHEA, from the coding sequence ATGCTTGACCCGGCGATCAAAGCAAAGGGACTTGTGAAATGGTTCGGTGAGGCGGCAAAGACGGTTGCGCTGAATGGAGTTACTCTTGACGCCTATTTCGGCCAGATGCTTTATGTGATCGGCCCATCCGGGTGCGGAAAAACAACATTGTTGAGCGTTCTTTCTGGAATTCTTCGACCAAATTCGGGGAAAGTGCTTGTCGAAGGTACAGACATCTGGAAGTTCGACACCGACAATCTTGCTGAATTCCGGCTGAACAGGATCGGATTCGTGTTCCAGGACTTTCATCTTTTCCCTCGGCTTACCACCGCGGAGAACGTGGCAATTCCCCTGATACTGAAGAAGAAGCCCTGGGAAGAGGCCATGAGTGAAGCGATGAAGTATCTGCACTTCGTGGGGCTGGAGAACCGGGCGGACCTGCATCCGTTGACGCTCAGCGGGGGAGAGCAGCAGCGGGTGGCGATTGCGCGCGCCATGGTCAGCCAGCCCGACATCCTGATTATGGATGAGCCTACCGCATCTCTGGATGGTGACACAGGGCGCACGATTGTGAATTTTGTGCACACCCATCTTCTCAATGAAAATCGCTGCATCGTGATCGTCACGCACGACAACAGAATCTACGAATTTGCCGACCGAATCCTGTACATGGAGGACGGCAGGTTAATCGGCATGGAAGCAGACGAACATGAGGCGTAA